In Ailuropoda melanoleuca isolate Jingjing chromosome X, ASM200744v2, whole genome shotgun sequence, a single genomic region encodes these proteins:
- the ZNF711 gene encoding zinc finger protein 711 isoform X1, translating into MDSGGGSLGLHTSDCRMAHTMIMQDFVAGMAGTAHIDGDHIVVSVPEAVLVSDVVTDDGITLDHGLAAEVVHGPDIITETDVVTEGVIVPEAVLEADVAIEEDLEEDDSDHILTSELITETVRVPEQVFVADLVTGPDGHLEHVVQDCVSGVDSPTMVSEEVLVTNSDTETVIQGAGGVPGSSVTIKTEDDDDDDDDDDDDVKSTSEDYLMISLDDVGEKLEHMGNTPLKIGSDGSQEDVKEDAFGSEVIKVYIFKAEAEDDVEIGGTEIVTESEYTNGHSVAGVLDQSRMQREKMVYMAVKDSSQEEDDISCAEIADEVYMEVIVGEEEGTSLPETQLEDSDVNKTIVPVVWAAAYVREIMSNLWEWKNSTKKKFNPRNSGQRDERRISRRYEDCQTSGNTLDSTLESRSSTTAQYLQICDSINTNKVLKQKAKKRRRGETRQWQTAVIIGPDGQPLTVYPCHICTKKFKSRGFLKRHMKNHPDHLMRKKYQCTDCDFTTNKKVSFHNHLESHKLINKVDKTHEFTEYTRRYREASPLSSNKLILRDKEPKMHKCKYCDYETAEQGLLNRHLLAVHSKNFPHVCVECGKGFRHPSELKKHMRTHTGEKPYQCQYCVFRCADQSNLKTHIKSKHGSNLPYKCEHCPQAFGDERELQRHLDLFQGHKTHQCPHCDHKSTNSSDLKRHIISVHTKDFPHKCEVCEKGFHRPSELKKHSDIHKGRKIHQCRHCDFKTSDPFILSGHILSVHTKDQSLKCKRCKRGFRQQNELKKHMKTHTGRKIYQCEYCEYSTTDASGFKRHVISIHTKDYPHRCEFCKKGFRRPSEKNQHIMRHHKEALM; encoded by the exons TGGCTGGAATGGCTGGTACTGCACATATCGATGGAGACCATATTGTTGTTTCAGTTCCTGAGGCTGTATTAGTTTCTGATGTTGTCACAGATGATGGGATAACCCTTGATCATGGCCTTGCAGCTGAAGTTGTCCATGGGCCTGATATCATCACTGAGACTGATGTAGTAACCGAAGGTGTAATTGTTCCTGAAGCTGTACTTGAAGCTGATGTTGCTATTGAAGAAGACTTAGAGGAAGATGATAGTGATCATATCTTGACTTCTGAGCTAATAACAGAAACCGTTAGAGTACCTGAGCAGGTTTTTGTGGCTGACCTTGTTACTGGTCCTGATGGACACTTAGAACATGTGGTCCAAGATTGTGTTTCAGGAGTTGACTCTCCCACAATGGTGTCAGAGGAGGTTCTTGTCACTAATTCAGACACAGAAACTGTGATTCAAGGAGCTGGTGGTGTTCCTGGTTCTTCAGTTACTATTAAAAccgaagatgatgatgatgatgatgatgatgatgatgatgatgtcaaGAGCACTTCTGAAGACTACTTAATGATATCTT TGGATGATGTTGGGGAAAAATTAGAGCATATGGGGAACACACCATTAAAAATCGGCAGTGATGGTTCACAGGAAGATGTTAAAGAAGATGCATTTGGTTCAGAAGTAATaaaagtgtatatatttaaagctGAGGCCGAAGATGATGTTGAAATAG gtggAACAGAAATTGTGACAGAGAGTGAGTACACCAATGGACATTCTGTAGCCGGAGTGCTTGACCAGAGCCGAATGCAGCGGGAGAAGATGGTTTACATGGCAGTTAAAGATTCTTCTCAAGAAGAAGATGATATTA gtTGCGCTGAAATAGCAGATGAAGTTTACATGGAAGTCATtgtaggggaagaggaaggaacttCTCTCCCTGAGACTCAGCTTGAGGACTCTGATGTTAATAAAACAATTGTCCCTGTTGTCTGGGCTGCGGCATATG TGCGTGAAATTATGTCTAATCTGTGGGAGTGGAAgaactcaacaaaaaaaaaatttaatccaaGGAACAGTGGTCAAA gagATGAAAGAAGAATTTCCCGGAGATATGAAGATTGTCAAACATCAG gaaatacCTTGGACTCAACTTTAGAAAGCAGAAGTAGTACAACAGCACAATACCTTCAAATTTGTGATAGCATTAATACAAATAAAGTACTTAAGCAAAAAGccaagaagaggagaaggggagaaaccAGGCAGTGGCAAACAG ctgTTATAATAGGCCCTGATGGACAGCCCCTGACAGTATACCCTTGCCATATTTGCACAAAAAAGTTTAAATCCAGGGGATTCTTGAAAAGACACATGAAGAATCATCCTGatcatttaatgagaaaaaaataccagtgTACAGATTGTGACTTTACGACTAACAAGAAAGTGAGTTTCCATAACCACTTGGAAAGCCATAAGCTTATAAACAAAGTTGACAAAACCCATGAATTTACAGAATACACACGAAGATACAGAGAGGCTAGTCCACTGAGTTCAAATAAACTTATCTTAAGAGACAAGGAACCGAAGATGCACAAGTGCAAGTACTGTGACTATGAAACTGCAGAACAAGGACTGTTAAACAGACATTTACTGGCTGTTCACAGCAAGAATTTTCCTcatgtgtgtgttgagtgtgggAAGGGCTTTCGACATCCTTCTGAACTCAAGAAACATATGAGAACCCATACTGGTGAGAAGCCATATCAGTGTCAGTATTGTGTCTTCAGGTGTGCAGATCAGTCAAATCTGAAAACTCACATTAAATCTAAGCATGGTAGCAATTTACCATATAAATGTGAGCATTGTCCTCAAGCATTTGGCGATGAGAGGGAGCTTCAGCGCCATCTGGATTTGTTTCAAGGACATAAGACACACCAGTGTCCTCATTGTGACCATAAGAGCACCAACTCAAGTGACCTTAAGCGGCACATCATATCTGTCCATACTAAGGATTTTCCTCACAAATGTGAGGTCTGTGAAAAAGGTTTCCATCGTCCTTCTGAGCTCAAAAAGCATAGTGATATCCATAAGGGTAGGAAGATTCATCAGTGTAGGCACTGTGACTTTAAAACATCAGATCCATTTATTCTTAGTGGTCATATCCTTTCAGTTCATACTAAGGATCAGTCATTGAAGTGTAAAAGGTGCAAGAGAGGGTTCAGACAACAAAATGAGCTCAAAAAACATATGAAGACCCATACTGGAAGGAAGATTTACCAATGCGAGTATTGTGAATATAGCACTACAGATGCATCTGGCTTTAAACGACATGTGATATCAATACATACAAAAGACTACCCACACAGGTGTGAATTCTGCAAGAAGGGATTCCGAAGACcatcagaaaaaaatcagcatATTATGAGGCACCACAAGGAGGCTCTTATGTAA
- the ZNF711 gene encoding zinc finger protein 711 isoform X2 — MDSGGGSLGLHTSDCRMAHTMIMQDFVAGMAGTAHIDGDHIVVSVPEAVLVSDVVTDDGITLDHGLAAEVVHGPDIITETDVVTEGVIVPEAVLEADVAIEEDLEEDDSDHILTSELITETVRVPEQVFVADLVTGPDGHLEHVVQDCVSGVDSPTMVSEEVLVTNSDTETVIQGAGGVPGSSVTIKTEDDDDDDDDDDDDVKSTSEDYLMISLDDVGEKLEHMGNTPLKIGSDGSQEDVKEDAFGSEVIKVYIFKAEAEDDVEIGGTEIVTESEYTNGHSVAGVLDQSRMQREKMVYMAVKDSSQEEDDISCAEIADEVYMEVIVGEEEGTSLPETQLEDSDVNKTIVPVVWAAAYGDERRISRRYEDCQTSGNTLDSTLESRSSTTAQYLQICDSINTNKVLKQKAKKRRRGETRQWQTAVIIGPDGQPLTVYPCHICTKKFKSRGFLKRHMKNHPDHLMRKKYQCTDCDFTTNKKVSFHNHLESHKLINKVDKTHEFTEYTRRYREASPLSSNKLILRDKEPKMHKCKYCDYETAEQGLLNRHLLAVHSKNFPHVCVECGKGFRHPSELKKHMRTHTGEKPYQCQYCVFRCADQSNLKTHIKSKHGSNLPYKCEHCPQAFGDERELQRHLDLFQGHKTHQCPHCDHKSTNSSDLKRHIISVHTKDFPHKCEVCEKGFHRPSELKKHSDIHKGRKIHQCRHCDFKTSDPFILSGHILSVHTKDQSLKCKRCKRGFRQQNELKKHMKTHTGRKIYQCEYCEYSTTDASGFKRHVISIHTKDYPHRCEFCKKGFRRPSEKNQHIMRHHKEALM; from the exons TGGCTGGAATGGCTGGTACTGCACATATCGATGGAGACCATATTGTTGTTTCAGTTCCTGAGGCTGTATTAGTTTCTGATGTTGTCACAGATGATGGGATAACCCTTGATCATGGCCTTGCAGCTGAAGTTGTCCATGGGCCTGATATCATCACTGAGACTGATGTAGTAACCGAAGGTGTAATTGTTCCTGAAGCTGTACTTGAAGCTGATGTTGCTATTGAAGAAGACTTAGAGGAAGATGATAGTGATCATATCTTGACTTCTGAGCTAATAACAGAAACCGTTAGAGTACCTGAGCAGGTTTTTGTGGCTGACCTTGTTACTGGTCCTGATGGACACTTAGAACATGTGGTCCAAGATTGTGTTTCAGGAGTTGACTCTCCCACAATGGTGTCAGAGGAGGTTCTTGTCACTAATTCAGACACAGAAACTGTGATTCAAGGAGCTGGTGGTGTTCCTGGTTCTTCAGTTACTATTAAAAccgaagatgatgatgatgatgatgatgatgatgatgatgatgtcaaGAGCACTTCTGAAGACTACTTAATGATATCTT TGGATGATGTTGGGGAAAAATTAGAGCATATGGGGAACACACCATTAAAAATCGGCAGTGATGGTTCACAGGAAGATGTTAAAGAAGATGCATTTGGTTCAGAAGTAATaaaagtgtatatatttaaagctGAGGCCGAAGATGATGTTGAAATAG gtggAACAGAAATTGTGACAGAGAGTGAGTACACCAATGGACATTCTGTAGCCGGAGTGCTTGACCAGAGCCGAATGCAGCGGGAGAAGATGGTTTACATGGCAGTTAAAGATTCTTCTCAAGAAGAAGATGATATTA gtTGCGCTGAAATAGCAGATGAAGTTTACATGGAAGTCATtgtaggggaagaggaaggaacttCTCTCCCTGAGACTCAGCTTGAGGACTCTGATGTTAATAAAACAATTGTCCCTGTTGTCTGGGCTGCGGCATATG gagATGAAAGAAGAATTTCCCGGAGATATGAAGATTGTCAAACATCAG gaaatacCTTGGACTCAACTTTAGAAAGCAGAAGTAGTACAACAGCACAATACCTTCAAATTTGTGATAGCATTAATACAAATAAAGTACTTAAGCAAAAAGccaagaagaggagaaggggagaaaccAGGCAGTGGCAAACAG ctgTTATAATAGGCCCTGATGGACAGCCCCTGACAGTATACCCTTGCCATATTTGCACAAAAAAGTTTAAATCCAGGGGATTCTTGAAAAGACACATGAAGAATCATCCTGatcatttaatgagaaaaaaataccagtgTACAGATTGTGACTTTACGACTAACAAGAAAGTGAGTTTCCATAACCACTTGGAAAGCCATAAGCTTATAAACAAAGTTGACAAAACCCATGAATTTACAGAATACACACGAAGATACAGAGAGGCTAGTCCACTGAGTTCAAATAAACTTATCTTAAGAGACAAGGAACCGAAGATGCACAAGTGCAAGTACTGTGACTATGAAACTGCAGAACAAGGACTGTTAAACAGACATTTACTGGCTGTTCACAGCAAGAATTTTCCTcatgtgtgtgttgagtgtgggAAGGGCTTTCGACATCCTTCTGAACTCAAGAAACATATGAGAACCCATACTGGTGAGAAGCCATATCAGTGTCAGTATTGTGTCTTCAGGTGTGCAGATCAGTCAAATCTGAAAACTCACATTAAATCTAAGCATGGTAGCAATTTACCATATAAATGTGAGCATTGTCCTCAAGCATTTGGCGATGAGAGGGAGCTTCAGCGCCATCTGGATTTGTTTCAAGGACATAAGACACACCAGTGTCCTCATTGTGACCATAAGAGCACCAACTCAAGTGACCTTAAGCGGCACATCATATCTGTCCATACTAAGGATTTTCCTCACAAATGTGAGGTCTGTGAAAAAGGTTTCCATCGTCCTTCTGAGCTCAAAAAGCATAGTGATATCCATAAGGGTAGGAAGATTCATCAGTGTAGGCACTGTGACTTTAAAACATCAGATCCATTTATTCTTAGTGGTCATATCCTTTCAGTTCATACTAAGGATCAGTCATTGAAGTGTAAAAGGTGCAAGAGAGGGTTCAGACAACAAAATGAGCTCAAAAAACATATGAAGACCCATACTGGAAGGAAGATTTACCAATGCGAGTATTGTGAATATAGCACTACAGATGCATCTGGCTTTAAACGACATGTGATATCAATACATACAAAAGACTACCCACACAGGTGTGAATTCTGCAAGAAGGGATTCCGAAGACcatcagaaaaaaatcagcatATTATGAGGCACCACAAGGAGGCTCTTATGTAA
- the ZNF711 gene encoding zinc finger protein 711 isoform X3: MDSGGGSLGLHTSDCRMAHTMIMQDFVAGMAGTAHIDGDHIVVSVPEAVLVSDVVTDDGITLDHGLAAEVVHGPDIITETDVVTEGVIVPEAVLEADVAIEEDLEEDDSDHILTSELITETVRVPEQVFVADLVTGPDGHLEHVVQDCVSGVDSPTMVSEEVLVTNSDTETVIQGAGGVPGSSVTIKTEDDDDDDDDDDDDVKSTSEDYLMISLDDVGEKLEHMGNTPLKIGSDGSQEDVKEDAFGSEVIKVYIFKAEAEDDVEIGGTEIVTESEYTNGHSVAGVLDQSRMQREKMVYMAVKDSSQEEDDIMREIMSNLWEWKNSTKKKFNPRNSGQRDERRISRRYEDCQTSGNTLDSTLESRSSTTAQYLQICDSINTNKVLKQKAKKRRRGETRQWQTAVIIGPDGQPLTVYPCHICTKKFKSRGFLKRHMKNHPDHLMRKKYQCTDCDFTTNKKVSFHNHLESHKLINKVDKTHEFTEYTRRYREASPLSSNKLILRDKEPKMHKCKYCDYETAEQGLLNRHLLAVHSKNFPHVCVECGKGFRHPSELKKHMRTHTGEKPYQCQYCVFRCADQSNLKTHIKSKHGSNLPYKCEHCPQAFGDERELQRHLDLFQGHKTHQCPHCDHKSTNSSDLKRHIISVHTKDFPHKCEVCEKGFHRPSELKKHSDIHKGRKIHQCRHCDFKTSDPFILSGHILSVHTKDQSLKCKRCKRGFRQQNELKKHMKTHTGRKIYQCEYCEYSTTDASGFKRHVISIHTKDYPHRCEFCKKGFRRPSEKNQHIMRHHKEALM, encoded by the exons TGGCTGGAATGGCTGGTACTGCACATATCGATGGAGACCATATTGTTGTTTCAGTTCCTGAGGCTGTATTAGTTTCTGATGTTGTCACAGATGATGGGATAACCCTTGATCATGGCCTTGCAGCTGAAGTTGTCCATGGGCCTGATATCATCACTGAGACTGATGTAGTAACCGAAGGTGTAATTGTTCCTGAAGCTGTACTTGAAGCTGATGTTGCTATTGAAGAAGACTTAGAGGAAGATGATAGTGATCATATCTTGACTTCTGAGCTAATAACAGAAACCGTTAGAGTACCTGAGCAGGTTTTTGTGGCTGACCTTGTTACTGGTCCTGATGGACACTTAGAACATGTGGTCCAAGATTGTGTTTCAGGAGTTGACTCTCCCACAATGGTGTCAGAGGAGGTTCTTGTCACTAATTCAGACACAGAAACTGTGATTCAAGGAGCTGGTGGTGTTCCTGGTTCTTCAGTTACTATTAAAAccgaagatgatgatgatgatgatgatgatgatgatgatgatgtcaaGAGCACTTCTGAAGACTACTTAATGATATCTT TGGATGATGTTGGGGAAAAATTAGAGCATATGGGGAACACACCATTAAAAATCGGCAGTGATGGTTCACAGGAAGATGTTAAAGAAGATGCATTTGGTTCAGAAGTAATaaaagtgtatatatttaaagctGAGGCCGAAGATGATGTTGAAATAG gtggAACAGAAATTGTGACAGAGAGTGAGTACACCAATGGACATTCTGTAGCCGGAGTGCTTGACCAGAGCCGAATGCAGCGGGAGAAGATGGTTTACATGGCAGTTAAAGATTCTTCTCAAGAAGAAGATGATATTA TGCGTGAAATTATGTCTAATCTGTGGGAGTGGAAgaactcaacaaaaaaaaaatttaatccaaGGAACAGTGGTCAAA gagATGAAAGAAGAATTTCCCGGAGATATGAAGATTGTCAAACATCAG gaaatacCTTGGACTCAACTTTAGAAAGCAGAAGTAGTACAACAGCACAATACCTTCAAATTTGTGATAGCATTAATACAAATAAAGTACTTAAGCAAAAAGccaagaagaggagaaggggagaaaccAGGCAGTGGCAAACAG ctgTTATAATAGGCCCTGATGGACAGCCCCTGACAGTATACCCTTGCCATATTTGCACAAAAAAGTTTAAATCCAGGGGATTCTTGAAAAGACACATGAAGAATCATCCTGatcatttaatgagaaaaaaataccagtgTACAGATTGTGACTTTACGACTAACAAGAAAGTGAGTTTCCATAACCACTTGGAAAGCCATAAGCTTATAAACAAAGTTGACAAAACCCATGAATTTACAGAATACACACGAAGATACAGAGAGGCTAGTCCACTGAGTTCAAATAAACTTATCTTAAGAGACAAGGAACCGAAGATGCACAAGTGCAAGTACTGTGACTATGAAACTGCAGAACAAGGACTGTTAAACAGACATTTACTGGCTGTTCACAGCAAGAATTTTCCTcatgtgtgtgttgagtgtgggAAGGGCTTTCGACATCCTTCTGAACTCAAGAAACATATGAGAACCCATACTGGTGAGAAGCCATATCAGTGTCAGTATTGTGTCTTCAGGTGTGCAGATCAGTCAAATCTGAAAACTCACATTAAATCTAAGCATGGTAGCAATTTACCATATAAATGTGAGCATTGTCCTCAAGCATTTGGCGATGAGAGGGAGCTTCAGCGCCATCTGGATTTGTTTCAAGGACATAAGACACACCAGTGTCCTCATTGTGACCATAAGAGCACCAACTCAAGTGACCTTAAGCGGCACATCATATCTGTCCATACTAAGGATTTTCCTCACAAATGTGAGGTCTGTGAAAAAGGTTTCCATCGTCCTTCTGAGCTCAAAAAGCATAGTGATATCCATAAGGGTAGGAAGATTCATCAGTGTAGGCACTGTGACTTTAAAACATCAGATCCATTTATTCTTAGTGGTCATATCCTTTCAGTTCATACTAAGGATCAGTCATTGAAGTGTAAAAGGTGCAAGAGAGGGTTCAGACAACAAAATGAGCTCAAAAAACATATGAAGACCCATACTGGAAGGAAGATTTACCAATGCGAGTATTGTGAATATAGCACTACAGATGCATCTGGCTTTAAACGACATGTGATATCAATACATACAAAAGACTACCCACACAGGTGTGAATTCTGCAAGAAGGGATTCCGAAGACcatcagaaaaaaatcagcatATTATGAGGCACCACAAGGAGGCTCTTATGTAA
- the ZNF711 gene encoding zinc finger protein 711 isoform X4, translated as MDSGGGSLGLHTSDCRMAHTMIMQDFVAGMAGTAHIDGDHIVVSVPEAVLVSDVVTDDGITLDHGLAAEVVHGPDIITETDVVTEGVIVPEAVLEADVAIEEDLEEDDSDHILTSELITETVRVPEQVFVADLVTGPDGHLEHVVQDCVSGVDSPTMVSEEVLVTNSDTETVIQGAGGVPGSSVTIKTEDDDDDDDDDDDDVKSTSEDYLMISLDDVGEKLEHMGNTPLKIGSDGSQEDVKEDAFGSEVIKVYIFKAEAEDDVEIGGTEIVTESEYTNGHSVAGVLDQSRMQREKMVYMAVKDSSQEEDDIRDERRISRRYEDCQTSGNTLDSTLESRSSTTAQYLQICDSINTNKVLKQKAKKRRRGETRQWQTAVIIGPDGQPLTVYPCHICTKKFKSRGFLKRHMKNHPDHLMRKKYQCTDCDFTTNKKVSFHNHLESHKLINKVDKTHEFTEYTRRYREASPLSSNKLILRDKEPKMHKCKYCDYETAEQGLLNRHLLAVHSKNFPHVCVECGKGFRHPSELKKHMRTHTGEKPYQCQYCVFRCADQSNLKTHIKSKHGSNLPYKCEHCPQAFGDERELQRHLDLFQGHKTHQCPHCDHKSTNSSDLKRHIISVHTKDFPHKCEVCEKGFHRPSELKKHSDIHKGRKIHQCRHCDFKTSDPFILSGHILSVHTKDQSLKCKRCKRGFRQQNELKKHMKTHTGRKIYQCEYCEYSTTDASGFKRHVISIHTKDYPHRCEFCKKGFRRPSEKNQHIMRHHKEALM; from the exons TGGCTGGAATGGCTGGTACTGCACATATCGATGGAGACCATATTGTTGTTTCAGTTCCTGAGGCTGTATTAGTTTCTGATGTTGTCACAGATGATGGGATAACCCTTGATCATGGCCTTGCAGCTGAAGTTGTCCATGGGCCTGATATCATCACTGAGACTGATGTAGTAACCGAAGGTGTAATTGTTCCTGAAGCTGTACTTGAAGCTGATGTTGCTATTGAAGAAGACTTAGAGGAAGATGATAGTGATCATATCTTGACTTCTGAGCTAATAACAGAAACCGTTAGAGTACCTGAGCAGGTTTTTGTGGCTGACCTTGTTACTGGTCCTGATGGACACTTAGAACATGTGGTCCAAGATTGTGTTTCAGGAGTTGACTCTCCCACAATGGTGTCAGAGGAGGTTCTTGTCACTAATTCAGACACAGAAACTGTGATTCAAGGAGCTGGTGGTGTTCCTGGTTCTTCAGTTACTATTAAAAccgaagatgatgatgatgatgatgatgatgatgatgatgatgtcaaGAGCACTTCTGAAGACTACTTAATGATATCTT TGGATGATGTTGGGGAAAAATTAGAGCATATGGGGAACACACCATTAAAAATCGGCAGTGATGGTTCACAGGAAGATGTTAAAGAAGATGCATTTGGTTCAGAAGTAATaaaagtgtatatatttaaagctGAGGCCGAAGATGATGTTGAAATAG gtggAACAGAAATTGTGACAGAGAGTGAGTACACCAATGGACATTCTGTAGCCGGAGTGCTTGACCAGAGCCGAATGCAGCGGGAGAAGATGGTTTACATGGCAGTTAAAGATTCTTCTCAAGAAGAAGATGATATTA gagATGAAAGAAGAATTTCCCGGAGATATGAAGATTGTCAAACATCAG gaaatacCTTGGACTCAACTTTAGAAAGCAGAAGTAGTACAACAGCACAATACCTTCAAATTTGTGATAGCATTAATACAAATAAAGTACTTAAGCAAAAAGccaagaagaggagaaggggagaaaccAGGCAGTGGCAAACAG ctgTTATAATAGGCCCTGATGGACAGCCCCTGACAGTATACCCTTGCCATATTTGCACAAAAAAGTTTAAATCCAGGGGATTCTTGAAAAGACACATGAAGAATCATCCTGatcatttaatgagaaaaaaataccagtgTACAGATTGTGACTTTACGACTAACAAGAAAGTGAGTTTCCATAACCACTTGGAAAGCCATAAGCTTATAAACAAAGTTGACAAAACCCATGAATTTACAGAATACACACGAAGATACAGAGAGGCTAGTCCACTGAGTTCAAATAAACTTATCTTAAGAGACAAGGAACCGAAGATGCACAAGTGCAAGTACTGTGACTATGAAACTGCAGAACAAGGACTGTTAAACAGACATTTACTGGCTGTTCACAGCAAGAATTTTCCTcatgtgtgtgttgagtgtgggAAGGGCTTTCGACATCCTTCTGAACTCAAGAAACATATGAGAACCCATACTGGTGAGAAGCCATATCAGTGTCAGTATTGTGTCTTCAGGTGTGCAGATCAGTCAAATCTGAAAACTCACATTAAATCTAAGCATGGTAGCAATTTACCATATAAATGTGAGCATTGTCCTCAAGCATTTGGCGATGAGAGGGAGCTTCAGCGCCATCTGGATTTGTTTCAAGGACATAAGACACACCAGTGTCCTCATTGTGACCATAAGAGCACCAACTCAAGTGACCTTAAGCGGCACATCATATCTGTCCATACTAAGGATTTTCCTCACAAATGTGAGGTCTGTGAAAAAGGTTTCCATCGTCCTTCTGAGCTCAAAAAGCATAGTGATATCCATAAGGGTAGGAAGATTCATCAGTGTAGGCACTGTGACTTTAAAACATCAGATCCATTTATTCTTAGTGGTCATATCCTTTCAGTTCATACTAAGGATCAGTCATTGAAGTGTAAAAGGTGCAAGAGAGGGTTCAGACAACAAAATGAGCTCAAAAAACATATGAAGACCCATACTGGAAGGAAGATTTACCAATGCGAGTATTGTGAATATAGCACTACAGATGCATCTGGCTTTAAACGACATGTGATATCAATACATACAAAAGACTACCCACACAGGTGTGAATTCTGCAAGAAGGGATTCCGAAGACcatcagaaaaaaatcagcatATTATGAGGCACCACAAGGAGGCTCTTATGTAA